One Gammaproteobacteria bacterium DNA window includes the following coding sequences:
- a CDS encoding ABC transporter ATP-binding protein — protein sequence VMRGRTTILISHRVSTVQNADRIFVIEHGEVAEQGTHSELIASGGYYADLYQKQLLEEELEAI from the coding sequence CGTGATGCGCGGCCGCACTACGATCCTGATATCGCACCGTGTGTCCACGGTGCAGAACGCGGATCGCATCTTCGTGATCGAGCACGGCGAGGTCGCCGAGCAAGGCACGCACTCAGAGCTGATCGCGAGCGGCGGCTACTACGCGGATTTATATCAGAAGCAGTTGCTTGAAGAAGAACTGGAAGCGATCTAA